In one Mustela lutreola isolate mMusLut2 chromosome 8, mMusLut2.pri, whole genome shotgun sequence genomic region, the following are encoded:
- the LMF2 gene encoding lipase maturation factor 2, with the protein MAGSRLPRQLFLQGVAVVFALAFASLYLQIPGLYGAEGILPARRTLRPQGKGRWQQLWETPTLLWEAPQLGLDTSQGLELLTLLGTLLALGALLLRRLRNVFVYLLLWAAYLSACQVGQVFLYFQWDSLLLETGFLAVLVAPLRQPPHHKQPPQGGLAGTSPHEGLPFWLVRWLLFRLMFASGVVKLTSRCPAWWGLTALTYHYETQCLPTPASWFAHHLPVWLHRLSVVATFLIEIAVPPLFFAPVRRLRLAAFYSQVLLQVLIIITGNYNFFNLLTLVLTTALLDDGHLTAESGDSHCQKRPTSWPRALLAVLSLLLELTVYGLLAYGTVHYFGLEVDWEQHVVRSRTTFTFHQFSQWLKMVTLPTMWLGAASLTWELLTALWRWTQVQGWLRKFCTAAQLLVFGTATVALFVISLVPYSYIEPSSHGHLWSGAHRLFGAVEHLQLANSYGLFRRMTGLGGRPEVVLEGSYDGHHWMEIEFMYKPGNVSRPPPVVVPHQPRLDWQMWFAALGPHTHSPWFTSLVLRLLQGKDPVVRLIQNDVAKYPFHKQPPTYVRAQRYKYWFSQPGEQSQWWRRQWVEEFFPPVSLGDPTLDMLLRQFGLQDKSPPRARGSGNTLAQALRWIRKQLSPLEASTLLWGLLATVGAIRVMQALLGPHSPPSSPLAKEEKHRPAARKASGAAGRQAVPAPENCSSGSSQIPRRKK; encoded by the exons GCCTGTATGGAGCCGAGGGCATCCTGCCTGCGCGGAGGACGCTGAGACCACAGGGCAAGGGGCGCTGGCAGCAGCTGTGGGAGACGCCGACGCTGCTGTGGGAGGCTCCGCAGCTGGGGCTGGACACGTCGCAGGGTCTGGAGCTGCTGACCCTGCTGGGCACCCTGCTGGCCCTGGGCGCCCTGCTGCTGCGCCGGCTGCGAAACGTCTTCGtctacctgctgctctgggcGGCCTACCTGTCTGCCTGCCAG GTGGGCCAGGTGTTTCTTTACTTCCAGTG GGATTCCCTGCTGCTGGAGACTGGCTTCCTGGCGGTGCTGGTGGCCCCCCTGAGGCAGCCCCCCCACCATAAGCAGCCCCCCCAGGGGGGGCTCGCAGGGACCTCACCCCACGAAGGCCTCCCCTTCTGGCTCGTGCGCTGGCTGCTGTTTCGCCTCATGTTTGCCTCGGGTGTGGTCAAGCTGACCAGCCGTTGCCCCGCGTGGTGGGGACTAACTG CCCTCACCTACCACTACGAAACACAGTGcctgcccacccctgcctcctggTTCGCCCACCACCTGCCCGTCTGGCTGCACAGACTGTCCGTGGTGGCCACGTTCCTCATCGAGATCGCGGTGCCCCCTCTCTTCTTCGCCCCTGTGCGCCGCCTGCGCTTGGCTGCTTTCTACTCCCAG GTTTTGTTGCAAGTCCTGATTATCATCACTGGCAACTACAACTTCTTCAATCTGCTCACCCTGGTGCTCACCACCGCTCTTCTGGATGACGGGCATCTGACTGCCGAGTCTGGCGACAGCCACTGCCAAAAGAGACCCACAT CCTGGCCCAGGGCGCTGCTGGCTGTGCTATCTCTGCTGTTGGAATTGACCGTCTACGGGCTGCTGGCCTACGGCACCGTACACTACTTTGGCCTGGAAGTTGACTGGGAGCAGCATGTTGTCCGCTCCAGAACCA CCTTTACCTTCCACCAATTTTCCCAGTGGCTGAAGATGGTGACCCTGCCCACCATGTGGCTGGGGGCGGCCTCCCTCACCTGGGAACTGCTGACGGCCCTCTGGAG GTGGACCCAGGTGCAAGGGTGGCTGAGGAAGTTCTGCACTGCGGCCCAGCTGCTCGTCTTTGGCACTGCCACGGTGGCCTTGTTTGTGATCAGCCTG GTACCATACTCCTACATCGAGCCCTCGAGCCATGGGCATCTCTGGAGCGGGGCGCACCGGCTGTTTGGGGCCGTGGAGCACCTGCAGCTGGCAAACTCCTACGGCCTCTTCCGCCGGATGACCGGTCTCGGCGGGCGGCCTGAAGTGGTACTGGAGGGCAGCTATGATGGGCACCACTGGATG GAGATCGAGTTCATGTACAAGCCCGGGAATGTGAGTCGGCCGCCCCCCGTCGTGGTGCCCCACCAGCCCCGCCTCGATTGGCAGATGTGGTTCGCAGCCCTGGGCCCACACACTCACAGCCCCTGGTTCACGAGCCTGGTCCTGCGCCTGCTGCAGGGCAAGGACCCTG TGGTCCGTCTCATCCAGAATGACGTGGCTAAGTACCCCTTCCACAAGCAGCCGCCCACCTACGTGCGGGCCCAGCGCTACAAGTACTGGTTCTCACAACCTGGGGAGCAGAG CCAGTGGTGGCGACGCCAGTGGGTAGAAGAATTCTTCCCGCCAGTGTCGTTGGGGGACCCGACGCTGGACATGCTGCTCCGACAGTTTGGCCTCCAG GACAAGAGCCCACCCCGAGCCCGCGGCTCCGGTAACACGCTGGCCCAGGCCCTCCGCTGGATACGGAAACAGCTCTCTCCGCTGGAGGCTTCCACCCTGCTCTGGGGGCTCCTCGCCACGGTGGGGGCCATTAGGGTCATGCAGGCCCTGCTGGGGCCCCAttcccccccctcctcccctctggccaaGGAGGAGAAGCACAGGCCAGCTGCCAGGAAGGCGTCCGGAGCTGCCGGCAGACAGGCCGTCCCAGCCCCTGAGAACTGCAGCAGCGGCAGCTCCCAG